In Thiovibrio frasassiensis, one DNA window encodes the following:
- a CDS encoding UDP-N-acetylmuramoyl-tripeptide--D-alanyl-D-alanine ligase: MQNPIWTLSQVLLATGGRFLAGRTEAGFRRVCTDSRAVEPGDLFVALRGETFDGHAYLAQAVEKGAAGLLVETMPEKMPPVPVVLVADTLRALGDLAAYRRSLMPDLQVVAMTGSCGKTTVKEMIAAILEREYNVLKTKGNFNNLIGLPLSLLPVELHHDFAVLEMGMNQPGEIARLTEIADPDIACITNVQDAHLAGLSDINGVARAKGELFAGIKAWGKLVVNIDDKRVRGIARRCSQKKITFGRSPKADIRGLRLRSLGERGMAFTLKIGSNVGRVNIRGLGAHNVQNALAAAGMAHAAGVKFKDIVAGLESFAPFEKRLQVQKLSGGIRLVNDAYNANPSSVLAALDTLRQMDRTHKKVVILGDMLELGAQSVASHQDIGKQVARLGFDGLLVVGDFAETLVSAAWKAGMSKKKAMFFAKKEQITDWLRESIDAGFLRPGDWVLVKGSRGMRMETITHDLLEKQG; encoded by the coding sequence ATGCAGAATCCAATCTGGACGCTCTCCCAGGTTCTTTTGGCAACGGGAGGGAGGTTTCTCGCCGGCAGAACCGAGGCCGGTTTTCGGCGGGTCTGCACGGACAGCCGGGCTGTTGAGCCGGGGGATCTTTTTGTCGCCCTGCGCGGGGAAACCTTTGACGGCCATGCCTATCTTGCCCAGGCGGTGGAGAAAGGGGCCGCCGGGTTGCTGGTGGAAACGATGCCCGAGAAGATGCCGCCGGTGCCGGTGGTCTTGGTAGCGGACACCCTCCGGGCTCTCGGGGATCTGGCCGCCTACCGGCGATCCCTGATGCCGGATCTGCAGGTGGTGGCAATGACCGGCAGCTGTGGCAAGACCACGGTCAAGGAGATGATCGCCGCGATTCTGGAAAGGGAATACAACGTCTTGAAGACGAAGGGAAATTTTAATAATCTGATCGGTCTGCCCCTTTCTCTTTTGCCTGTGGAATTGCACCATGATTTTGCCGTATTGGAAATGGGCATGAATCAGCCCGGCGAGATAGCCCGCCTCACCGAGATTGCCGACCCGGATATCGCCTGCATCACCAATGTTCAGGATGCCCATTTGGCCGGATTGAGTGATATCAACGGGGTAGCCAGGGCCAAGGGCGAGCTCTTTGCCGGCATCAAGGCCTGGGGCAAGCTGGTGGTAAATATTGACGACAAAAGAGTCCGGGGCATCGCCCGGCGCTGCAGTCAGAAAAAAATTACCTTTGGCCGCAGTCCTAAGGCGGATATCCGCGGTCTGCGCTTGCGCAGCCTTGGGGAGCGCGGCATGGCCTTTACCCTGAAGATCGGCAGTAACGTGGGTCGGGTGAATATCCGGGGTCTTGGCGCCCATAATGTGCAGAACGCCTTGGCCGCAGCGGGCATGGCCCATGCGGCGGGGGTGAAATTTAAGGATATCGTGGCCGGGCTGGAGAGTTTCGCCCCCTTTGAAAAACGGCTCCAGGTGCAGAAGCTTTCCGGCGGAATCAGGCTGGTGAACGACGCGTACAACGCCAATCCCTCCTCGGTGCTGGCCGCCCTTGACACATTGCGTCAGATGGACCGCACCCATAAAAAAGTGGTCATCCTCGGGGACATGCTGGAACTCGGGGCACAGAGTGTTGCCTCGCATCAAGACATTGGCAAACAGGTGGCGCGGCTTGGCTTCGACGGACTGCTGGTGGTCGGCGACTTTGCCGAAACCTTGGTGAGCGCGGCCTGGAAAGCGGGGATGAGCAAGAAGAAAGCCATGTTTTTTGCCAAAAAAGAACAGATCACGGACTGGCTGCGTGAGAGCATTGATGCGGGCTTCCTGCGCCCCGGGGATTGGGTGCTGGTCAAAGGCTCGCGCGGGATGCGGATGGAAACAATAACCCACGATCTGCTTGAGAAGCAGGGCTAA
- the murC gene encoding UDP-N-acetylmuramate--L-alanine ligase, protein MYKKTQHIHFVGIGGIGMSGIAELLLNLGYVVSGSDLRESEITKRLAGLGGTVHVGHQGQWIAGADVVVTSSAVRENNPEVQAARGAHIPVIPRAEMLAELMRLKKYGIGVAGSHGKTTTTSMLGWLMAEAGLDPTVVIGGKVNSLGTNAKLGEGEFLVAEADESDGSFLKLSPVLEIVTNIDLEHLDHYRDIEEIKAAFLEFIEKLPFYGAAIVCLDDVNVASILPQIRKRVITYGLTSQAEVHARAVTAQGLTSVFEVCRNAEVLGEITLNVPGQHNVYNALAAITVALELDIPFPVIQQALKTFSGVQRRLQIKGEVNGVMVIDDYGHHPTEIRATLAAMRSAWPRKRLIVMFQPHRYTRTAGLFKEFSTAFHEADVLLLTEIYAASETPIEGVSGAALLQEIKLHGQKNAHFVADVGSLPRTVLGMVEPDDIVLTLGAGNIYQVGEELLEKLEQGHGAC, encoded by the coding sequence ATGTATAAGAAAACACAACATATCCATTTCGTGGGCATCGGCGGCATAGGCATGAGCGGCATCGCCGAACTGCTCCTGAATCTCGGCTATGTCGTGAGCGGTTCGGATCTGCGGGAGAGCGAGATCACCAAGCGTCTGGCCGGGCTGGGAGGCACGGTACACGTCGGCCATCAAGGGCAATGGATTGCCGGCGCCGACGTGGTGGTGACCTCCTCGGCGGTACGGGAAAACAACCCGGAAGTGCAAGCGGCCCGTGGTGCGCATATCCCGGTCATCCCAAGGGCGGAGATGCTGGCGGAACTGATGCGCTTGAAGAAATACGGGATCGGCGTGGCGGGCAGTCATGGGAAAACCACCACCACTTCCATGCTCGGCTGGCTAATGGCTGAGGCAGGCCTTGATCCCACGGTGGTGATCGGCGGCAAGGTCAACAGCCTGGGCACCAACGCAAAATTGGGGGAGGGGGAGTTCCTGGTTGCCGAAGCGGATGAGTCCGACGGCTCCTTCTTGAAATTGTCCCCGGTCCTTGAGATCGTAACCAATATCGATTTGGAACATCTGGACCATTATCGGGATATTGAGGAGATCAAGGCCGCCTTCTTGGAATTCATCGAGAAGCTCCCTTTTTATGGGGCGGCGATTGTCTGCCTGGATGATGTTAATGTTGCTTCGATCCTTCCGCAGATCAGGAAACGGGTGATCACCTACGGATTGACCAGTCAGGCCGAGGTACATGCCAGAGCAGTAACGGCACAGGGCTTGACCTCGGTTTTTGAAGTCTGCCGGAATGCGGAGGTGTTGGGGGAGATAACCCTCAATGTTCCCGGCCAGCATAATGTTTATAACGCCTTGGCCGCCATCACCGTGGCCCTGGAGCTGGATATCCCCTTTCCCGTGATCCAGCAGGCGCTGAAAACCTTCAGCGGCGTCCAGCGGCGGTTGCAGATCAAGGGTGAGGTGAATGGGGTCATGGTTATTGATGATTATGGCCATCATCCCACCGAGATCAGGGCGACCTTGGCGGCGATGCGTTCGGCCTGGCCGAGAAAGCGGCTCATCGTCATGTTTCAGCCCCATCGCTACACGCGCACAGCCGGGTTGTTCAAGGAATTCAGCACCGCCTTCCATGAGGCGGATGTCCTGTTGCTCACGGAAATATATGCGGCCAGCGAAACCCCCATCGAGGGAGTCAGCGGGGCGGCGCTCTTGCAGGAGATCAAACTGCACGGGCAGAAGAACGCTCATTTTGTCGCGGATGTCGGCTCTCTGCCGCGCACGGTTTTGGGCATGGTGGAACCCGACGATATCGTCTTGACGCTGGGTGCCGGCAATATCTATCAGGTTGGCGAGGAACTCTTAGAGAAACTGGAGCAGGGCCATGGTGCCTGCTAG
- the murD gene encoding UDP-N-acetylmuramoyl-L-alanine--D-glutamate ligase: MMHWNLKEILKPGAHVVVVGLGKSGVSAVRFLLKLGVKISVSEGGRQENLEGDLVRWLKEKRVFVETGGHTSELLTSADCILVSPGVPLGIAPLAAARKKGIPVLGELALAKDFLKVPVVAVTGTNGKSTVTSLIGDLLTGSGKKVFVGGNIGVPLAEYLAGPQECEAVVLEVSSFQLDSGGEFRPQVGVLLNISPDHLDRYDSYEAYIDSKMSLFKNQAPGDVSVLNGDDSAIAAWLAAEGAQKSPWPIRGEIRQYRSGCTSGIAACLKGTKVLLASAEAPDKLAEEYELSGTHLAQAPNTENAMAAILAARAMGCSPIAIQNSLAGFTPLPHRLALVAEIAGVTYYDDSKGTNVGAVYSALAGMKQPVVLIAGGREKGGGYEMLIPLVQEKVRGMVLIGEAREAMAKAFAQSTRIDFAESMDEAVRKAGSMAEKGDAVLLSPACASFDMFRSYSHRGEMFAQAVGRLGRQDAQ; encoded by the coding sequence ATGATGCACTGGAATCTCAAGGAAATACTGAAACCCGGAGCCCATGTAGTGGTGGTGGGCTTGGGCAAGTCAGGTGTTTCCGCGGTGCGATTCCTGCTCAAGCTTGGCGTGAAAATATCGGTTTCAGAGGGTGGCCGTCAGGAGAACCTTGAAGGAGACTTGGTTCGGTGGCTGAAGGAGAAAAGAGTTTTTGTAGAAACTGGCGGCCATACCTCTGAGCTTTTAACTTCGGCGGACTGTATTTTGGTAAGCCCTGGCGTACCGCTGGGCATCGCACCCCTTGCAGCGGCAAGGAAAAAAGGGATCCCTGTTTTGGGCGAGCTGGCTCTGGCCAAGGATTTTCTCAAGGTGCCGGTGGTGGCGGTGACCGGTACCAACGGCAAAAGCACGGTGACGAGCCTGATCGGCGATCTCCTCACCGGCAGCGGGAAAAAGGTTTTTGTCGGCGGCAATATCGGGGTTCCCCTGGCCGAGTATCTGGCCGGCCCCCAGGAGTGTGAGGCGGTGGTCCTTGAGGTGAGCAGCTTCCAGCTGGACAGCGGTGGTGAGTTTCGGCCCCAGGTGGGGGTGTTGCTCAATATCAGCCCGGACCATTTGGATCGCTACGATTCTTACGAAGCGTATATCGATTCGAAAATGTCGCTCTTTAAAAACCAGGCGCCCGGAGATGTCTCGGTCTTGAATGGCGACGATTCAGCAATCGCTGCGTGGTTGGCTGCAGAGGGTGCACAGAAAAGCCCTTGGCCGATTCGAGGAGAAATCAGGCAATACCGGAGTGGATGTACGAGCGGGATAGCCGCGTGCCTTAAGGGAACCAAGGTGCTGCTTGCTTCCGCAGAAGCTCCGGACAAGTTGGCTGAAGAATACGAGTTGTCGGGTACCCACCTTGCCCAGGCACCAAATACGGAAAATGCCATGGCGGCGATCCTTGCCGCCCGGGCCATGGGGTGCAGCCCGATAGCCATCCAGAACAGCCTGGCTGGTTTTACCCCCCTGCCGCACCGGTTGGCCCTGGTGGCGGAGATTGCGGGTGTCACCTATTATGACGACTCCAAGGGGACCAATGTCGGCGCTGTCTATTCCGCCCTGGCAGGCATGAAGCAACCGGTGGTCCTCATCGCCGGCGGCCGGGAGAAGGGTGGCGGCTACGAGATGCTGATTCCGTTGGTGCAGGAAAAGGTCCGAGGGATGGTTTTAATCGGCGAGGCACGGGAGGCAATGGCCAAGGCTTTTGCTCAGAGCACCCGGATTGATTTTGCCGAATCAATGGATGAGGCGGTACGAAAGGCGGGAAGTATGGCGGAGAAGGGAGATGCGGTTCTTTTATCTCCGGCCTGTGCAAGTTTTGACATGTTCAGAAGTTACAGCCATCGGGGCGAGATGTTTGCCCAGGCGGTAGGCAGGTTGGGGCGGCAGGACGCACAATAG
- the mraY gene encoding phospho-N-acetylmuramoyl-pentapeptide-transferase: MLYHFLYPLHAYFSALNVFRYITFRAIGATLTAFLILLLVGNRFIKALQKNQIGQVVRDDGPASHFSKRGVPTMGGVLILFAVTVTTLLWVDLANSFVWIILGVTLWFGAIGAYDDYCKIKKQNSKGLSARGKIFWQILGASIAGLLIYFDPNFDGHLSFPFLKNIQPDLGTYYVLFAILVVVGASNAVNLTDGLDGLATGPTVVTSSVYLLFSYLAGHAGLAAYLQIPYVPGAGEVAIFCGALVGASLGFLWFNAYPAQIFMGDVGSLSMGAALGMVAIIIKQEMLLCIVGGVFVMEAVSVILQVGFFKMTGGKRIFLMAPFHHHFEKKGWTEPKVVVRFWIISIVLGLTALATLKLR; this comes from the coding sequence ATGCTCTACCATTTTCTCTATCCGCTCCATGCCTATTTCAGCGCGCTGAATGTTTTTCGCTATATCACCTTTCGCGCCATCGGAGCAACGCTGACCGCTTTTCTGATTCTGTTGCTGGTTGGCAACAGATTCATCAAAGCGCTGCAGAAAAACCAGATCGGTCAGGTGGTGCGGGACGACGGCCCGGCAAGCCACTTCAGCAAGCGGGGAGTGCCCACCATGGGAGGGGTGCTCATTCTTTTTGCCGTAACCGTGACCACCCTGCTCTGGGTCGATCTGGCAAACAGTTTTGTCTGGATCATCCTCGGGGTGACCCTCTGGTTCGGAGCAATCGGCGCCTATGACGACTACTGCAAGATTAAAAAACAGAACAGCAAGGGGTTGAGTGCCCGGGGGAAGATATTCTGGCAGATCCTCGGCGCCTCCATAGCCGGGTTGCTCATCTATTTTGATCCGAATTTTGACGGACACCTGAGCTTTCCCTTTTTAAAGAATATACAGCCCGACCTGGGCACCTATTATGTGTTGTTCGCCATTCTTGTGGTGGTCGGCGCCTCGAACGCGGTGAATCTCACCGATGGCCTCGATGGCTTGGCAACCGGGCCTACGGTGGTGACGAGCAGTGTGTATTTGCTCTTTTCCTACCTGGCCGGACATGCCGGTTTGGCGGCATATCTGCAAATCCCCTATGTGCCTGGGGCAGGCGAGGTTGCCATCTTCTGCGGCGCCCTGGTTGGCGCCAGCCTTGGCTTTCTCTGGTTCAATGCCTACCCGGCCCAGATCTTCATGGGAGATGTGGGCTCCCTCTCCATGGGGGCAGCGCTCGGCATGGTGGCGATCATCATCAAGCAGGAGATGCTCCTCTGTATTGTCGGGGGAGTTTTTGTCATGGAGGCGGTTTCGGTCATTCTCCAGGTGGGTTTTTTCAAGATGACCGGCGGCAAGAGGATCTTTCTCATGGCCCCGTTTCATCATCATTTTGAAAAGAAGGGGTGGACAGAGCCAAAGGTTGTGGTCCGATTCTGGATCATCTCCATCGTCCTGGGCTTGACTGCCTTGGCAACCTTGAAGCTGCGTTAG
- a CDS encoding UDP-N-acetylmuramoyl-L-alanyl-D-glutamate--2,6-diaminopimelate ligase: MGKNKNLAAVSLRKLAEELENVNLDRLEDKAIRSITADSRQVGEGSLFVAIPGLTVDGHDYLDVAVKKGCAAVLVGKGRCRGWKHAKVACLEQSDPAKALGQLAARFHGHPARRMCMVGITGTNGKTTTTYLLESMIREAGGNPGVIGTVNYRYNAVEIPAPFTTPDPVSLQRILAEMAENGVTHVLMETSSHALEQKRVAGLRFDVALFTNLSRDHLDFHGDMESYFASKKMLFTEYLKEDGKAVVFCDDRDETGTDWGHRLLAELQADKALGYTGKKGRVLLDCGFSGTKVAVQEARESLGGTVASLATPVGELQVRSDLVGTFNLKNLLGAVGVGVALRISPDEIVAGLAHAQHAPGRLERVPAPPGVSVFVDFAHSPDALANVLQTMRRLTKGRLLVIFGCGGDRDRGKRPLMGKVAGSLADVVVLTSDNPRSENPAAILRDIEAGLLEIALPRMRLEALLTREAQQGYDIVPSRREAIRETIRHARSGDVVLLCGKGHETYQITPEGRFFFDDRLEAAAQAAVINW; encoded by the coding sequence ATGGGAAAAAATAAGAACCTTGCCGCAGTATCTCTGAGGAAACTGGCCGAGGAGCTGGAAAACGTGAACCTGGACAGGCTGGAGGATAAAGCGATACGCAGCATCACCGCCGACTCCCGACAGGTCGGGGAGGGTTCCTTGTTTGTCGCAATTCCGGGGCTGACGGTGGATGGCCATGATTATCTGGATGTTGCCGTAAAGAAAGGGTGCGCGGCCGTGCTGGTTGGCAAGGGCCGGTGCCGCGGCTGGAAGCATGCCAAGGTTGCCTGTCTGGAGCAGAGCGATCCGGCAAAAGCCCTTGGCCAGTTGGCGGCAAGGTTTCATGGCCATCCCGCTCGCCGGATGTGTATGGTCGGAATTACCGGCACCAATGGCAAGACAACGACAACCTATCTCCTGGAGTCGATGATCCGCGAGGCAGGGGGCAATCCCGGGGTGATCGGCACCGTGAACTATCGCTATAATGCGGTGGAGATCCCTGCCCCCTTCACCACCCCTGATCCAGTGAGCCTGCAACGGATCCTGGCGGAGATGGCGGAAAACGGGGTGACCCATGTGCTCATGGAGACCTCCTCCCATGCCTTGGAGCAAAAAAGGGTGGCCGGCCTCCGCTTCGATGTGGCGCTTTTTACCAATCTGAGCCGGGATCACCTTGATTTTCACGGGGATATGGAGAGCTATTTCGCCAGTAAAAAAATGCTTTTTACCGAGTACCTGAAAGAGGATGGCAAGGCGGTGGTCTTCTGTGATGACCGCGATGAAACCGGGACGGATTGGGGGCATCGGTTGCTGGCAGAACTGCAGGCAGACAAAGCGCTGGGGTACACGGGGAAAAAGGGGCGGGTTCTGTTAGATTGTGGTTTTTCAGGAACCAAGGTGGCTGTGCAAGAGGCCCGGGAGAGTCTGGGCGGCACCGTAGCCAGTTTGGCAACCCCGGTTGGCGAGCTGCAGGTCCGTTCCGATCTGGTTGGCACCTTTAACCTGAAAAATCTCCTCGGTGCGGTCGGGGTGGGTGTGGCCCTGCGGATTTCCCCAGATGAGATTGTTGCCGGTCTGGCCCACGCCCAGCACGCGCCCGGACGATTGGAAAGGGTTCCCGCTCCCCCGGGAGTGAGCGTTTTTGTTGATTTTGCCCATTCACCGGATGCGCTGGCCAATGTGCTCCAGACCATGCGCCGCCTCACCAAGGGACGGTTGCTCGTTATTTTCGGCTGCGGCGGCGACCGCGACCGGGGGAAGCGCCCCCTGATGGGCAAGGTTGCCGGATCGCTGGCCGATGTGGTGGTGCTCACCTCGGATAATCCGCGGAGTGAAAACCCCGCTGCCATCCTGCGGGATATTGAGGCGGGGCTTTTGGAAATCGCCCTGCCGCGCATGCGGCTTGAGGCGCTTCTTACGCGGGAAGCACAGCAGGGTTACGATATTGTGCCCTCCCGGAGAGAGGCGATCCGGGAAACCATCCGTCATGCCCGGTCCGGAGATGTGGTGTTGTTGTGCGGCAAAGGACACGAGACCTACCAAATAACTCCGGAGGGGAGATTTTTTTTCGATGACAGGCTTGAAGCTGCGGCCCAGGCGGCAGTGATCAACTGGTAA
- the murG gene encoding undecaprenyldiphospho-muramoylpentapeptide beta-N-acetylglucosaminyltransferase: MRMIVTGGGTGGHLFPGIAVAEEMLRRFPEGKILFVSTDRAIDNKALAGRSFAKKAIACLPIKGKSLWGTIRSVAQLPISLWQALRIVGGFKPQLVLGVGGYVTGPVVLAAHLMGVKTCIHEQNSIPGMANRMLGKIVDQVYISIPGSEDFFPKGKSVLTGNPVRAELLATAAQKKEQGAEKTVLVLGGSQGAHRVNALMVEALTAHQSGESVRVHHQTGNSDEAWVRKAYEEAGVPAQVSAFITEMAVAYRDADLVVSRAGATTLAELAVLGKPAILIPYPYAADDHQTTNAAYLVRGGAAVMFQERDLDGSKLRETILGLLDDGSRLQGMATQMRQYGRPEATDAIVEKSMELLAA, translated from the coding sequence ATGCGGATGATCGTGACCGGAGGAGGAACAGGAGGGCATCTTTTTCCCGGCATTGCCGTGGCCGAAGAGATGTTGCGCCGTTTTCCCGAGGGCAAGATCCTTTTTGTCAGCACGGATCGCGCCATTGACAATAAGGCCCTGGCCGGACGTTCCTTTGCGAAAAAGGCGATTGCCTGCCTGCCCATAAAGGGAAAGTCTCTCTGGGGAACCATCAGGAGCGTGGCCCAGCTGCCCATCAGCCTGTGGCAGGCCTTGCGGATTGTGGGTGGATTCAAACCCCAGCTTGTTTTAGGGGTGGGCGGGTATGTGACTGGGCCGGTAGTGTTGGCGGCACACCTCATGGGAGTGAAAACCTGTATCCACGAGCAGAATTCTATTCCGGGCATGGCCAACAGGATGCTTGGAAAAATCGTTGACCAGGTATATATTTCCATCCCCGGCTCCGAGGATTTTTTCCCCAAGGGAAAGAGTGTGCTGACCGGGAATCCGGTGCGGGCTGAGTTGCTGGCAACGGCTGCTCAGAAGAAGGAGCAGGGGGCAGAAAAAACGGTCCTGGTTTTGGGGGGCAGTCAGGGTGCGCACCGGGTCAATGCCTTGATGGTGGAGGCCTTAACCGCGCACCAGTCTGGTGAGTCCGTTCGGGTGCACCACCAGACGGGAAACAGCGACGAAGCATGGGTGCGCAAGGCGTACGAAGAGGCAGGGGTTCCAGCCCAGGTCTCTGCCTTTATCACCGAGATGGCTGTGGCGTACCGGGACGCGGATCTTGTAGTCTCCCGGGCCGGGGCAACAACCCTGGCGGAGCTGGCGGTACTGGGCAAGCCGGCTATTTTGATTCCCTATCCGTATGCCGCGGATGACCACCAGACGACCAACGCGGCGTATCTGGTACGGGGCGGGGCCGCCGTGATGTTTCAAGAGCGGGATCTCGATGGCTCAAAGCTGCGCGAGACGATACTGGGTCTGCTGGACGATGGCTCTCGGTTGCAGGGGATGGCAACGCAGATGCGGCAATACGGTCGGCCGGAAGCGACCGACGCCATTGTGGAAAAAAGCATGGAGTTGTTGGCCGCCTGA
- the murB gene encoding UDP-N-acetylmuramate dehydrogenase produces MVPARACNLHGRPDGVVLPVTGPRKMQKGMDKGWPEQLRTLWPGEIEWDSPMARWCTLQVGGPAKAIAMPASREELQSLIALLARLGVSWRVIGRGSNLLVSDAGYDGVIVMLGRKFAAISQHPGEKAGERRVRVEAGCSLMKLVNWCARQGLQGLEFAAGIPGSVGGAVVMNAGAWGMEMGETLFSVSFLRESGEIVDREKEALLFSYRHLETEGMIVVAAEFLLQAGDRQLIERKCAQLMRERKEKQPQGLANAGSFFKNPAGLPAAGKLIQDAGLKGVCLGGAQVSEVHANFLVNTGTATPQDFLGLMRLVQEKVAERFGVWLEPEVHIL; encoded by the coding sequence ATGGTGCCTGCTAGAGCCTGCAACCTGCATGGCAGGCCAGACGGGGTGGTTCTGCCTGTAACGGGACCGAGGAAGATGCAAAAAGGGATGGACAAGGGGTGGCCGGAGCAACTGCGTACCCTCTGGCCAGGCGAGATCGAATGGGACAGTCCCATGGCCCGTTGGTGCACCCTGCAGGTGGGCGGCCCGGCCAAGGCCATCGCCATGCCGGCCAGCCGGGAAGAATTGCAAAGCCTTATCGCGCTGTTGGCCCGACTCGGGGTAAGTTGGCGGGTTATCGGCCGGGGCAGCAACCTCCTTGTCTCGGATGCGGGCTATGATGGGGTCATTGTAATGCTGGGCCGGAAGTTCGCGGCCATTTCCCAGCACCCCGGGGAAAAAGCCGGGGAGAGACGGGTGCGGGTTGAGGCAGGATGCAGCCTGATGAAGTTGGTCAACTGGTGTGCTCGCCAGGGATTGCAGGGTTTGGAATTTGCCGCAGGCATTCCGGGCTCGGTGGGTGGCGCAGTGGTTATGAATGCCGGGGCCTGGGGCATGGAGATGGGTGAGACGCTCTTCTCGGTTTCCTTCTTGCGCGAGTCCGGGGAGATTGTGGACAGAGAAAAAGAGGCTCTGCTCTTTTCGTACCGCCATTTGGAGACAGAGGGGATGATTGTTGTGGCGGCGGAGTTTTTATTGCAGGCTGGGGATCGGCAGCTCATTGAGAGGAAATGTGCTCAGTTGATGCGGGAGCGGAAAGAAAAGCAGCCGCAGGGTTTGGCCAATGCCGGGTCGTTTTTTAAGAACCCCGCAGGGTTGCCTGCCGCCGGCAAGCTTATTCAAGACGCTGGACTCAAAGGGGTTTGCCTCGGTGGCGCGCAAGTTTCCGAGGTGCATGCGAATTTTCTCGTGAATACCGGGACTGCCACACCCCAGGATTTTCTCGGTTTGATGCGGCTTGTTCAGGAAAAGGTTGCAGAGCGGTTCGGTGTCTGGCTGGAGCCGGAAGTACATATTCTTTAA
- a CDS encoding cell division protein FtsQ/DivIB: MRKGKPIQQRYGSSKKSRTLDLKKKLAILVVGLLLLVAGFAVVGFIVYKAMGRADFFQITATNIQGCRRTTKNLILEMSGVDVYSNLLALDIKRVKSGIEAHEWVESVEIERDWPNRLTIVVKERLPVAIASLDNGLFYLDQKGVAFAKVLPPEDMDYPIISGLKRDEWPRNLKDSPLGEALQLIKYAGQGSSILPKQNISQLHVDGDENIILYLVDRPFPIHLGAGNVGTKYYWLTKVLYKLYKSKEFDKAAYVRMDYGRNQVLVGFDEEG, encoded by the coding sequence TTGCGAAAGGGAAAGCCCATACAGCAGCGCTACGGGAGCAGCAAGAAAAGCCGCACCCTGGACCTGAAGAAAAAACTGGCCATTTTGGTGGTTGGTTTGCTGCTGCTGGTAGCAGGTTTTGCTGTGGTTGGCTTTATCGTTTATAAAGCCATGGGGCGGGCGGATTTTTTCCAGATCACCGCCACCAATATTCAGGGCTGCCGGAGGACCACTAAGAACCTCATTCTGGAAATGAGCGGAGTGGATGTGTACAGCAATCTCCTGGCGCTCGATATCAAGAGGGTGAAGTCCGGGATTGAGGCCCATGAATGGGTCGAATCGGTGGAGATCGAAAGGGACTGGCCCAACCGTTTGACCATTGTTGTTAAGGAACGACTGCCGGTGGCCATTGCCAGCCTTGATAACGGGCTGTTCTATCTTGATCAGAAAGGAGTGGCCTTTGCCAAGGTATTGCCGCCCGAGGACATGGATTATCCCATCATCTCCGGGTTGAAAAGGGATGAATGGCCGCGGAACCTCAAGGATTCACCATTGGGGGAGGCCCTGCAGCTCATTAAATATGCGGGCCAGGGGAGTTCCATTCTGCCAAAGCAGAATATCTCTCAGTTGCATGTGGACGGGGATGAAAATATCATCCTCTATCTGGTGGACCGGCCGTTTCCGATCCATCTGGGAGCAGGCAATGTCGGGACCAAATATTACTGGCTGACCAAGGTGCTGTACAAATTGTACAAGAGCAAGGAATTTGACAAAGCCGCCTATGTGAGAATGGACTATGGGCGGAACCAAGTTCTGGTAGGTTTTGACGAAGAAGGATGA